The Branchiostoma lanceolatum isolate klBraLanc5 chromosome 5, klBraLanc5.hap2, whole genome shotgun sequence region gcgttctttcttaaagtagggtgtcaaattcctcattatgttcaataattacagggcgcatatggaacaagtgttgaaaagttgtgttttatttttaccgacttattctgtgtgtattttttgtaggacgtatcTGATACGTAGTAAAGTTTTGTTGAGCTaaattctattttctttgccgattgtatacaacatagaagtgcaGCTTGggtgtgaacattcgatattaccacgatgacggcacgcctcccaaaaaaatcaagcctgaaacccttgtgtaatttttcaccgaaagagatgtcattaaactatgCTTATTCTActaggaaatttgcccctcaaaatgcaggaaatagcgtttcagagggtctagatttcaaaatttcccggggggggaatacccccggaccccctagaatggtcacgcctccggcgcgacgcctcgcgccttcggcgctcgatatgttcttccctgaagcaaaattgaaatgacgggtaaaaatttcaggctggcgagaacactgatgtTAAGTTAGAaaaagaggaaagaaaaagaggaaaagaaGAGGGGGGTCTTACTTGGTTGACATAGTTTGTGATCATTTTCCTCTTTTTAATGTATGTTAAATTAAATGTAGCTGGTTGAAGAGTGCAACACATagaatagatgtacatgtgtgtgctcTTACACTGATTGgttactgtaagtgtaactGTCAGGTTGCATGTTTTGGTTTTGAAGAGATGGCATAATCAAATTTGGGTTTTTTAAAAACAGgtttatctacatgtagatagtcTTGAGTCCCAGATgagctgtgtgttttgtttctcaGAAGCCCCCGAATCTGTTCATCCCTCCAGGCAGTGTCTTATCAACATAATATCTGATTTGTGCCTGGATAGCACAAATCACACTGGAGGGAGAAGAGTGTGtcattgttgaattccattGTAAACTTCCAAAGTATGGAAATGTATTATTTTGCTGCAATGTTATCAAAGTGTCTTTATCAGGTACTAGATAATCGGAATTCAAAATTAATTTTGCCAGGATATTTTGCAATTCATCTTTACGAGCACCACATTCTATAACTGTAAAATGTAGCTGTATGATATTGCACTGAGGCAGAATCCTTGGGGATTTCACCAGTGTGAGGGATCTGCTGCTCACCTGGTCCTAGAGTGCTTTACACGTTACAAGGGGTTCCAGCCACACACACAGTCAGAACCCTCTCTTTTCTTTAAAGGATTATGGTAGTAAGTGTCACATGTCTGGCAAATGTCAACTTTAACATTCCGAAGATTATAAGTGTGTGATGAAAATTTTAATGACCTGCCTAAGGCCATCAACAACAGCAATTTTACTGTACCTTTTTTACTGTACCTTTTTTACTGTATCTTCTATTCTTCTGCAAAGCAGTGTTATTGTGGTTACTATGGTGCAGAGATTTGACACCAACAAAAGTACCTAAGGTGATTTCACAAATGTGTCCATTATTTCCACCTTAAGGAGGCGGAACCTGTCGTGGATTATATGGCTGACTTGGTACATTGTAAAATGATGACATCTGTCAGGACAGGGGACCTGAAAGCTATTAATGTGCCATATATAATTCAGTAATCATCATGACGCCAGGGCTTTCCTTACGAAACTCCAGCCATGTGAGGACATTGCTAGATTCAAGATTTCAGAAAGTGGATTGGCCTTACTTGCTGTGCACTTACAGTCTGACTCTGAGCAAATCTACATGTGAGCTAGTAGAATCAAGGGTATTATTTTGGCATGGATACAATGGATAGGCTCATAAAAAGGgacatacatatgtatgattTGTATTGATCTGTGCTATGTATGTTGATTTATATTCACATTCTCAATGCTTCAGTCAGCTTCTTTTCCAGGTCTATAATTCTGTATCCTGTGATATTTTTCCTACGTAGTGTAGAGTAGATCTAATATTTCATGTGGGGAGATGTGGTCAGGTGAACTTTATTGTGTAGGACTTGGCCCCTTGGATTGGGTTTGATTCATTCCTAACTCGCCTAAGAAAACCTCTCCACGCCATGAGCTTTTGAATTTTATTGTAGAATAAAGACTTGTGTAGAAACCAGACAATGGCATGTTGTGGCATATTGGTAACTGACCTTCTGTTTTCTAAAGAGGGATTGTATGTGATGTGTGGTGTGGTGCTTTGAACTGTCCTTCATGATGTAGAAAAGTCATTGTGATACCTTCAAATGTTTTTTGtaggatcaaggaggttttaacctccttggtgggaTATATCATAATGTGGTGTGGTCAAGAAACAGTATGATGTCAAATGTTTGACTATACAGTAGTAGATATTAGTAATGATATACAAAGGTTTCCACTTTTTGTAGCATGAAGGAAAATAGTATTACTGCAtattgtagtctgtataacgcaaactccagctgtccggggatttctgtcccctcccttGGGCGGCTATgcagttacagggcggcaagccgttacaggagcttgattgagttcaggctatgCATATTGATGCTATCAAAAACTCTCGTAAGTATAATACAAGAAGGCTACAATGTTCAAAATAATGTTAAGAATTAATGGCCATCCTAGAgttgtttttcaaattttacagtatatgattcAAGCCAGGTAAAACGTAGACCTAGGATGTGCATAAACATAAGTACCCTTTGTAAtacccacatgtacatgtacttgctatAGGGGCTGAGAACAACAAAGGATAGGTTCAAGTTCATGCTAACTGTTCCCTTGAGAACTCTTGCTTGAAATTAGACTAACGTGCCATTGTGGTCCTTATTTTTATTCCTCTTTGGCAAATGAGGTTTGTGGTAACTACTAAATTAAAATGCACTTCACATCATGCTCTTTCTTTCAACAGAATTTCTTTCCTCGTTGTACAAAACTAAATACCATGGATGAATTATTGATAGATGATGATTGTACATAACAACGGCAAGGATTAACTCATGTCTTCTCTTTGTGTTTCCCTCAGGCCATGAGGCAACGCTGAAGTCTCTGAAATAGGAGGTATTGGTGTGATTGCTGGGATACAGGGTTGCCGCGAATGGAATGATCCTCCGCTGCAACAGTTTGAACCATGACAGACGTGGAGAAGGACGTCGGCGatgccaacaacaacaacaaacacgacAAAATCATGGAGAATAACAGTGATGTCTCCAGCCCGACCGTCCTATCCACGATGTGCTACAGACTGGAACACAATGACTTACCGTGTGACTGTAAAGAGAACTTTGAGGCCATGTCTCAGACACAGCTGCTGCTATTGGCCGAGGAGGAGCAGAAGAATGAGGATGCTGCTGTGTTGCAGGCATGGACAGGGAGTGCAGCCACCAGTCCCATCAGTAAAAAGTAGGTCCAGACTCTCTGCGATTGTATCTGTTATctgtctttaagtttaacatggaCAGGGAGTGCAGCCACCAGTCCCATCAGTAAAAAGTAGGTCCAGACTCTCTGCGATTGTATctgtctttaagtttaacatggaCAGGGAGTGCAGCCACCAGTCCCATCAGTAAAAAGTAGGTCCAGACTCTCTGCGATTGTATctgtctttaagtttaacatggaCAGGGAGTGCAGCCACCAGTCCCATCAGTAAAAAGTAGGTCCAGACTCTCTGCGATTGTATctgtctttaagtttaacatggaCAAGGAGTGCCGTCACCAGTCCCATCGGTAAAAAGTAGGTCTAGACTTTCTACGATTGTATctgtctttaagtttaacatggaCAGGGAGTGCAGCCACCAGTCCCATCAGTAAAAAGTAGGTCTAGACTTTCTACGATTGTATctgtctttaagtttaacatggaCAGGGAGTGCAGCCACCAGTCCCATCAGTAAAAAGTAGGTCCAGACTCTCTACGATTGTATctgtctttaagtttaacatggaCAAGGAGTGCCGTCACCAGTCCCATCGGTAAAAAGTAGGTCTAGACTTTCTACGATTGTATctgtctttaagtttaacatggaCAGGGAGTGCAGCCACCAGTCCCATCAGTAAAAAGTAGGTCCAGACTCTCTACGATTGTATctgtctttaagtttaacatggaCAGGGAGTGCCGTCACCAGTCCCATCGGTAAAAAGTAGGTCTAGACTCTCTACGATTGTATctgtctttaagtttaacatggaCAGGGAGTGCCGTCACCAGTCCCATCGGTAAAAAGTAGGTCTAGACTCTCTACGATTGTATCTGGGAACAAATTGGTCTTTTTGTCTAGACCAAACAAGTAGTTATCTGTATCTTTTTGGCTGTATGTCAGACATTTTCTCTCAATAATTCAAGCCAACTGATCtgatatatatttgtattcCTGTTGGACCTCACGTTCAAAGAACCATGCCTCCCTCTAGTCACTGGATTGTGTATGAAATGAAAAGATGTCTGTCTGTATCACTATCTGTTTAGCccgtataaccgcccttcatcgtaacacaccagcttcataaAAATGTCCTGATACAtaatatttatatgaaaatttagTCTTCATCATGAGTTCATGTGATACAGCACTTGATGCAGAATATGGTGTGGCAGTGCCTAAAGTCAGCAATATCAATGTGTCCACTTAACTTTACTCTCTAATTCCACTTTCCCAACCGTTATTCTTATATAGACAATAACAAATGAAGAATGATTTTAATCTATCATTAAGGATTAAAAGCAGTTGTCACAAACAtggttgtttttttccttcccTCCTCCAGTAGCCATAAAGAAGATAGAATACTACAGGTAGACCGAGACAGAGACCTGTGTATGTCAGATGTCTTCAAGTACCTGTACCTAGGGAGGGATGAGGGGAAGCATAACAAGGTCAGGATGCACTTTTACTCCTTATTGTACTATTCTGAGTAGTACCATACTTCATTGTTATAGGATTTTTTACTCTTTCTCAGGCAACCAAtattaagaaacatatttttatcatcatttataAGAAGAATATTTGTTTATGTGAAAGTGATGATGGCAGTAATTGTACAATAGCAGTTAAACCTATAGAGAACATAGTTCTGTTGAGAAGTGTAATACTAATAAGTGTGATGCTTTCATACAAGACTTATTTTTGTGTTCACATCGTGAAAGTTTATGTGGCACAAAGTGCACTCTTTACATGTTTGCGTTTGAAGCAGTTTAAGTGGTTACGTGTACACTGTGCAATCTATCCTTTGACCCTTTGTGCTTGCTTCAAAAACGACTAGTCAAAGATTGTTACAGTGAGAGTTCATGTGTTTATCTGTCGTTCTCTGCTTTATTCCCCCACCACAGAACATTCCAGGCTGGGACATGTGCAAGACTGGTCACAAGGAGGGCATCCACTTCTACCAGACCTACCCCAAACCCACCGGAAAGCCATCACGGTGCAGCAGTGCCCCCTACTCCAGAAGTAATGATGACAATGGCAGCAATAAGAGGACTCCACGCAGTGCAGGGACACGAGACAGGTGGGACATGGCTAACATGATGATTCTCTGTGAAATGATCATATGCAATGATCAGCATATATTCAGAACGTAATGCACATAtggtaattagcctgctatttaaacctattgtatctgccgagtctcttttgttctctttggtcaacgttgcaacAGAGTGACGGGCATTgcatatgtctttggacactatatgaacctatatacgagatattgACCTTATATACACGAaaacgaccttaaacgcttacgttctgcaGGCATGCTGTGAGGATCTATGTAGACTTCATTTGTGGGTACAAAACTCACAAAGCTGCACTGAAAACACATGTTGGGCGCCCTTTGTCATTAAAGCATTTTCTTATCTCTATTGCCTAACCTGTGCTTATAATGCATAAACATCTTTAAGTTTCATGAAGTGAACCCAACTGAACTTACAGTTTTAGTTATGAATGCATTGCTAACATGATTAAGTCACCTATCAAGGTAAGGTACATAAGTATAGAAACACCTGCTTATTGGTGTCAAGCTTCCCCTTGAGTCAAAGACGTATTGTGGATGTTGAAAAGAAACTAGCTTTATTCCTGCTTGTAGGAGAAGAGTGCAGTCTGCTAGTGTGGCTCTGTCGCTACGGTCTGGAACGCCTTTGCAACGTCGTAATTACAAGTAATGACTATGTTTCTGTGGTGTCCACAGTTGGTGGGGAAGTGCGTACATGTTGTCCATGTCTGCAGAGGTGTCGTAGAGTAAGGGAGAAGGACTATGGTTGTCTAGAATATTAGAATGTATTActgtaatgtacatgtgttggtaTAACTGGTGTGATATACAATCTTGACTATAACTGGTGAAGCTAAATTTTCGTCTATTGGTGCTTGGAAGTGGTGAATGGCAGTGTCAATGATTCTTATGCCTAAATGTATCATAATGTAAGTTATTATAGGAAAAGCCAATGTGGGATTTTACTAACACACGGGTGGGTCTAACTGGCAACAGGTGTGGAAACTGACCGTGAAAGTACTGGTGTAACTGTGTAATTGGTATCCACTGTCCCTGTGTGGTGAACCCTACCatttgaaggtacatgtacgtgtattaacagaaaaaaatgctatGATATTTCACTTCTTTAAGCTTTACTCTATTGTCCTGTTCCTGTGTGCACAGTGAGAGAAGACCTCCATCCAGGGAGGCCTTGGTGCTGGACACAACCTCCCCAATCCCCTATGACTTCAGGTATCACCAGCAGTCACAACAGTATGTGGAACAGTACAGGTGCGATTCAAATACTTAGCTATTCTTCAAAAATACATTCCTCCCTCCCTACCTGTTGTTTGCCTTTTTTGCCATTTTATTTACCACTATTTGTTTATTAAGTAACGAAAAGTTTTCCCTGCACTTGCAGACTTGGGCAGTTATCGATGTTGAGAATAACAGTAGAACGAATggactttattgctcaacagtTTTACATGGCACTACTACTGTACgaagtatggcaacaatgataAAGCAATCAGTACATTGATACTCGTCTATtctaaataaaaatgaatagaTGCACTGATTGAAGTGTTGTCTGCACTAGCTGCAGTATCTAAAATTGCCAAAAGGGGGCGTTGCTGTATCATGGCTAACACTGATTTAAGAGCCCCATAGTGACAGAGATAAGTACTGCAACAACCAAGATTCATATAGATTCAGGAAAGCATGATAAAGTGAAAGGATTTCAAATAGAGTTACAAATGTTAACCAACATTTTAAGCATATCTATATGAAAAAAGAATAGCCATCATAATAGTATACTTTCTGACTTTGAGGTGtgcttttcatgattttgtttgtgtCATTTAAACAGAGAGGATTATACCTACACGAGATTGAGACATGCAGTTGCAGTCAGATCTGCTAGAGGGAACCAGCGAGGTGGCAGCCTGTCCAGACCCATGGCCTGGTACACCCCCAACAGGACCTATTCCTTCAACCTGGACCAAGATGCAGTCAAACTGGGCAACAACATCAGCAGGCCTGCACCTACCAGCAACTTGGCagagaagaaaaacaataacttggTGAGACCTTTGAAAGATATCTTTAATATCTCTCCCTTTATGGTTCCTATGTCCCAGAAAGAACACTTGATACTAATAGTTTGtattcaaaatgttcaaactgtaTTTCTCCTGTATTCCCTGAGCAAAGTTCACCCAAGTATCAGGTCGCTTCTACAAATATATGTCTTTAACTGAAATGTATTACATGTCTTCCTTCAAAAACATATACTATGCCAATGAGGTAATAATTTGCATGAAtgtatgtgttgttttgtttcgttgATGAAGGACTCTGATGAAGAAGCGTCGTCATGGTACCATCATTACAGACTGAATCAGAACTTTACCTCCAGACAGCTCCCCGATCTGGACACAAACACCAGCAATCATTCAAACACAGGAAGGGGAACCAGTCATGTTTCATTGATACTGGTAATCTGCTGCACTAGCAAGGCCAAACTGATTTCTAATTCAGTGTCTGcaaaaaattatctaaaagaatgatcaaataaatcttCTGATTATAAGATATAAAATAGGTCTACAAAGAGTCATGATTAGAAGTCAGATCAGTAAGGATGGAAAATGGGTGCATTATAGTCCTTCGTCCACACCTCTTGTGCACTTTACTTTGTATTGAATCAAGTTGAAGATTCAAAATTCCAATGATTAAGATATttgaatcatatatatatacatagagatGGATCAGTGTGGCCTTTTGAAATGGTTTGCAGTGCTCTTCTTTCAGTCAGAAAACACTAACTACCAATCACATCCGCTTTCCACAGTGTGCTGCACCCTTTGCCTCATCTTCCTCCTTTCCAACAGAACATTTCTCTTCTACATTGACAGATCTTTCTAGTTGCTTTCACAGATTAGCAGGAAAGGTTGGACTTGTGTgcgtgtggtgtggtgtggtgacTGCACTGTGCCAtatgtaaaaaaatcaatgctaATTATTAAAAAGTCTAAAGTTTACATAAGCTGTATTGTCTTTGATTAACAATGTGTAATATGTGTGTGAAAACTCATTCCTTTTATTTACAGTAGTCTTGCctaaagaaaattcacatctACCTTTGATATCTGTTCCAAAGCTTTTTGAGTGAAGGTTTCAATGACTGTTGCTGTTAACGAACTCTACTTTTCCAGAACTGTCACACCAGTCGACCTGTTCCTTCCCTTAGTACATCTGTAGTTTTCCTGAACACTCTGTTTTGAAATGAAGACATCATACAAGTGTTTTGATGTTAACTCTTGTATCCACAGAGCCGTAGCCAGGAGGCTCTCCCAGCAGGCTCTGACACATACAGACTAGCGCAGTCCAGCCGCCCGAGAAGCCGCAGTAAGAGTCCCCACCCCAGGAAGAAGCGCGAGGCCCGCAGCATGATGAAACAGGCTCTAGGTGCAGGGTACTTCCCCGCACAGATGAAGTGTCTCCCTGACCGTACCTCCCCGTCCATACCCAGCCGCAGACAGCAGGAGAGGATGAACAACAACCGCCCTCATCAACATCAGCAGCTGTCAGACACCAAACAGTCAGGTATGTACAGTGTTGAATGTTGTGTTGTTTGAAGTGACATTGTGAATTCTGTGAACAAGATAACAGTGAATTCTATACTGTCTGTAGGGTATTGTTTTAAATCTAAGATGATTCAATTATGACCCAAAACTTCCCAGAAAAGCAACAAGGTAACCAATGAACCGTCACTGTCAGTACCACAGGGTTATAACTCAGTACCTCTTTCCTGCTATTCCTCCAGATGCCGACTCCAAGATGAGTCCTGTGCTGATCCGAGGAATCCGTCCCCCCACCATGACCCGCGTGACCACACCCGTCCAAGGCAAGGCCAACAGCTAAGAACTACGGGAACCATCCAGCAGGACTGGTGTAGTGGCTTCATGGACCATGTCTGTTGCTTGCCACTGATGTCTTGGAAAATATCTATACTCACCAATGCACAACAAGCCATTTTGTACTGCAAGAGACAAGCCACATAGGCGCATACTTATTGacttttttgttttggaaaataaTGCTTTTCCTGACCAGTTAAAAAAAGTACAACCAAAAATCCTTGCTCATATTTGTGGGCAACTAAGTGTTCTTTTGTTACAGAATAGGAAATGAAAAGTCAGTGAACCACATTCTTCTCAACAATTAATGATGAGCACAAGTATCATTGTCCACCCTCTCCTCTCAGGATTACATTCTAGTTCTGCCATTGGTAGATATGGTCACATGACAtcgttgatatatatatatagccagtAAATTtggtgattttgttttcatctaCAAAGCCTATGTTTCTAGATATTTGGTATCATACATGTCTGAGATGTTGTTAGTTATCTAGTTTGCACACTCCATATTTTCAGTGAATGTTTAGAACAAAGGTGCTCATTTGTTTTACTCATCtctatttttctagaaaagcaAAATCCCTGATGGAATATATTGGTCAcagatatctttttttcttctttatttttacAGGCTGGTTTTTCCTATTATGTTAAATGATCCATGCACCCAACACCTGTTCATGGCCTCAATCCTTGTGTATGACCCTTGGTTGTCCCTAAGGCTCATCTACCAGAAATTCAAAAGGGGAAATCAgaaattgcatatttttttttttttttctgtcaaatgtGATGTGATTCATGCATTCTCAAACCCACTTGTTATACAGTTATAGAAAACAGCAGTGTCTAAATCTGCATTTCCGAATTCATGACAGGCTACCGTAATAACATACCAAAGCTATACCCTACAATTACTTGATAGAAATGAGAGAATACTGCTATATACTGTAGATAGATATTGCTCCCCCCTCTAGACTTGGACCATTGCCAAGTGCTCCATGATCCAATCAGTGCATAATGCCACTGCTGGCTGCCATTGCTAATGAGGTGTGATGTATAACTTCATTACCAGCTGGTAGTACGTCCTGTGTAGACTTCCTGCACCTGTCAGTGAGAACCCTGAGGGGGTGGGTGGCCTGGAGGAGAAATACTTCAATGTTGAGCTTTTGACTTCTCACATTTGAACAGCATGTCTATTCACAAATAGTTGTATGGATTTAACTTCTCAGTGTATTGTTTTCGTATGTTGGAACTGTTGGCTGTTACAACTGTCTTCCTTGAGATTACTCAAACGTTTTGGCATAAGATTTCCTGGGATCTTTGTAACATTCTCCTTGCTATCAGGAGTGTCTGGAGCATTGTACATAAGTGGTCTTCCAAGGCATTGTATTGGTGGGACACATTTAAGCGCCTCCTGTGGGTCTTCGACTgtattgcactgacaggtgcagGACTGAGGATTTAAAAGGCAGACATGGCCCTGCACCAAAATCCCAAATCTATACAGAATGACTTATCATTTCTCTGGATAGAGTCAATGTATTCAGGAAGGGAAAGACATCTTTTTGAATGAGAAAAGCTTGGGAGAGAGACGAAATGATAGTAACCCTCTGTTTCTGAAATGGTCCTACTAATATTCAGCACAGACATGTACTACTGTACTAGCTGATGTATCTATGAGCCACATTGGCCCAGCATTGTAAAAGAGACCATCCAATGGATGAACATTACCAGGGCAGTGGTGATGTAAACATGGAAGACTGACTGAACTTCAGAGCAGCATGTATTTGAGGGGATTGggataatgataaaaatgtgCAATTCCCCAAAATTAAATCTGAAGTCAGACATGTAACTACATGACTTTAACTATATTGACCATTGTTCCATCAACACATCACCACTGTCCAAGGTGACGTCATGCCCCATTGGGGAGTCCTAAAATCTTGCAGCAGCTGCTTGAGATATACTGTACATGGAAACGGCTTCAGCTTTTTACAGAACGAATGTAAACCTGTCCCTCTTATATCGCTCAAAGAAAAGGGACAACAGCTACCTACAAGTGTGAAAGGGAGCAGTGTTGTCCAACATTCCCTGGGTACATTATCCAGTAAAGAACTGTCACTGCTTCAGGGCACTAGGCTAAGAAAACTCACTGTCATTGAATTTCATGTTGATGTCTTTTGGAAAGCAAACACAACAGCTGCCCAAATTGTAACTACAGCACTTGAAGTAATGTAACCTTCTATCTGACCATTAGAGAGTCGTAAAAGGAGATAAAAACATGTAATTTTAATGAAACAACAAGACGAGGTCACGGAAGCATGATTATAGGCATTGTGTTGGTGAACACAGTACTAACACGTTTTCCAATAGCTAGTATAGTataacaaaacatttttagacTTCAAGCATTTTGGAAGTTTTCATGGACCTTTGGGTTCATATTTCAAATTAAAAGACAGTTGCCTGGAATGCAGTACATGTTTAGATAGATGCATTAGCTGCTATTGGCTGATTCAAGAAAcattattcctttttcttgtGGACACTTGCTGCTACTCAGGCCTTCTGTGCATTTTATATCTATAGGTTAACAACTTTAGGTAGTGGATACACCCAATTATATTCCAACCAAAAAAGCCTGAAAGGACATGCTGCTCTCCCAACACTTGCTTGCATATAGTGTTTGTCTCAAGTAATTAACAATGACTGTTTAATCACAGTATGGCGTTTTCCTGAGCCTACAGGGTGCCAGACAGATGTGTTTCCTAACTCAGGGCTTGCATGCCTGCTTTATATGTATGAGTAATTCCACTTACATCATCCTCGCACGCTGTGCGCACTGTACCTTTTCATAGCTCAACTTTTACGAGATAGTTTTACGAGGTATCGCACGATTGTTGCGAGAGTCTACCCCTGCGAATTGACGGGCTCGGCTGATTGGCTGCGATGAATCGTGCCAGAGGCAGCTTAGCATTACCCTTTAATGACTGTCGCGGATGTCATTATCTTTTCAGGAACAAATATCGTAAAAATGGGTTTTACAGAATCTTGGTGTACATTTGTTGCTGAAAAACATTGTAACCCCATTGTGTTCTAACTTGTTGGCTATACACACGGTGTGGAAACTTGTTGGCTACACACACTGTGGGAACTTCTAACTTAAGAATTCGACTTTTGTTCAGTAGTGGAGCATCTTGTTTTGTTCAGTGTAGTATGTATGTGACCTGCAGCGTAATGTGATTGCCTTGTCAATCTTGCCACAATAAACCACTATCATCACACCTAGGGCAATCAACATGTAGATGGGCTGTGTGCCCTTCAAAACAATTATGGCTGACAGCAAATGAACTTTGTTCTGTTTGGAGATGGAGCAAAATTTGATTTAGGCAGGCCATAAATTAATCCACCCTTTATTGGGGCGAGACAGTAATTGCTAGCGGAATGCAACAGAATGGTCCACTGGCATTTTGGAATTTAGACGGAATCTGCTTAGTACCTCTGTGCCTTGCATTAATTGAATTGTATTTCTCCAACTTGGATGGGCTTGTATTGTTTATGTGGAAGTTTGAATGAAATTATTGTTGCATATTATAGAAGATATTGGTAAGCTATTATGTGATCATACCACAGAGTGCAATTTCAATTTAGAGTGCAATTCTGTGAAGGGTTGCACTTGGGTTGTTATGGCTCTTTGGGGAGCGGCAGTTCTTGTAGGCTGCTGCTGAGGTAAATGGAGCCAAAATGCCACTGCATATTATATCGTCTGGCTCATTCTGAAGACAAATATCAATAAATAATGGATGAAGAAGAGACTTTATGGGCatctgtgtgtttttggtgtGAATTAGTTGTTAAGGGTGAGTGCCAAGCCAGAACACAATGTACAAGTAAGGGACACTGCAAACGACATACAGAG contains the following coding sequences:
- the LOC136435246 gene encoding uncharacterized protein isoform X1, translated to MTDVEKDVGDANNNNKHDKIMENNSDVSSPTVLSTMCYRLEHNDLPCDCKENFEAMSQTQLLLLAEEEQKNEDAAVLQAWTGSAATSPISKNSHKEDRILQVDRDRDLCMSDVFKYLYLGRDEGKHNKNIPGWDMCKTGHKEGIHFYQTYPKPTGKPSRCSSAPYSRSNDDNGSNKRTPRSAGTRDRRRVQSASVALSLRSGTPLQRRNYNERRPPSREALVLDTTSPIPYDFRYHQQSQQYVEQYREDYTYTRLRHAVAVRSARGNQRGGSLSRPMAWYTPNRTYSFNLDQDAVKLGNNISRPAPTSNLAEKKNNNLDSDEEASSWYHHYRLNQNFTSRQLPDLDTNTSNHSNTGRGTSHVSLILSRSQEALPAGSDTYRLAQSSRPRSRSKSPHPRKKREARSMMKQALGAGYFPAQMKCLPDRTSPSIPSRRQQERMNNNRPHQHQQLSDTKQSDADSKMSPVLIRGIRPPTMTRVTTPVQGKANS
- the LOC136435246 gene encoding uncharacterized protein isoform X3, which translates into the protein MTDVEKDVGDANNNNKHDKIMENNSDVSSPTVLSTMCYRLEHNDLPCDCKENFEAMSQTQLLLLAEEEQKNEDAAVLQAWTGSAATSPISKNSHKEDRILQVDRDRDLCMSDVFKYLYLGRDEGKHNKNIPGWDMCKTGHKEGIHFYQTYPKPTGKPSRCSSAPYSRSNDDNGSNKRTPRSAGTRDRRRVQSASVALSLRSGTPLQRRNYNERRPPSREALVLDTTSPIPYDFRYHQQSQQYVEQYREDYTYTRLRHAVAVRSARGNQRGGSLSRPMAWYTPNRTYSFNLDQDAVKLGNNISRPAPTSNLAEKKNNNLSRSQEALPAGSDTYRLAQSSRPRSRSKSPHPRKKREARSMMKQALGAGYFPAQMKCLPDRTSPSIPSRRQQERMNNNRPHQHQQLSDTKQSDADSKMSPVLIRGIRPPTMTRVTTPVQGKANS
- the LOC136435246 gene encoding uncharacterized protein isoform X2 gives rise to the protein MTDVEKDVGDANNNNKHDKIMENNSDVSSPTVLSTMCYRLEHNDLPCDCKENFEAMSQTQLLLLAEEEQKNEDAAVLQAWTGSAATSPISKNSHKEDRILQVDRDRDLCMSDVFKYLYLGRDEGKHNKNIPGWDMCKTGHKEGIHFYQTYPKPTGKPSRCSSAPYSRSNDDNGSNKRTPRSAGTRDSERRPPSREALVLDTTSPIPYDFRYHQQSQQYVEQYREDYTYTRLRHAVAVRSARGNQRGGSLSRPMAWYTPNRTYSFNLDQDAVKLGNNISRPAPTSNLAEKKNNNLDSDEEASSWYHHYRLNQNFTSRQLPDLDTNTSNHSNTGRGTSHVSLILSRSQEALPAGSDTYRLAQSSRPRSRSKSPHPRKKREARSMMKQALGAGYFPAQMKCLPDRTSPSIPSRRQQERMNNNRPHQHQQLSDTKQSDADSKMSPVLIRGIRPPTMTRVTTPVQGKANS